A region from the Aegilops tauschii subsp. strangulata cultivar AL8/78 chromosome 5, Aet v6.0, whole genome shotgun sequence genome encodes:
- the LOC123497568 gene encoding uncharacterized protein yields the protein MEKYGVDVPKSMAYRAKNLAIDVVLGDHKKQYPRLKDYAQTMMDTNPGSRVVVTTVTPTPTEKIPHPGPRFHAMFYCINGAREGFLKGCRPFIGVDGCFIKLTTGAQLLAATGRDGNNNIYPLAFGIVGQEYTPNWCWFLHQLKICLGGEVGRFGPYTIMSDRQKGLLNAVNAVFPKCNQRFCLRHIYANFQNAGFRGEDLKKCMDNAAYAYSEHKFNIAMNDLRAECEQAWEWLCQIPKKTWARHAFDTNCKTDLVVNNLSEVFNKYVLDVRKKQIRTMCDGIKDKQMVRWHRNRESGKKARWDITPHYSEKLEVEKERAKYCKPIQAGVDLWQVTSGQQTHAVNLQMHTCGCRKWDLSGIPCNHAISAINKAKRTPEDYVSKFFKKEIYLAAYEPMIYPVPGEHDWTRTPGPDIDPPAFKVKRGRKKEKRIKGKFEVPKPKETSRMGTITCGNCGLQGHRYTSCNKQLKPELALRKNKHVPLARNSNAGAAATTQASRTSHPTPTTTPTAGTGAGRGAGRGAAAAAAGSGAARGAGRGVAPGAGRGRGTFSAPRQSGPSTSTAPSTSTATPPSGGRNRGWRAYFYASGNH from the exons ATGGAGAAGTATGGTGTGGATGTGCCCAAGTCAATGGCATATAGGGCAAAGAACCTAGCTATTGATGTTGTGCTAGGAGACCACAAGAAGCAATACCCTAGGTTGAAAGACTATGCTCAGACAATGATGGATACAAACCCTGGGAGTAGAGTAGTAGTCACTACTGTAACTCCAACACCCACTGAAAAAATCCCCCATCCAGGTCCAAGATTCCATGCTATGTTCTATTGCATcaatggagcaagggaggggtTTCTCAAGGGGTGCAGACCATTCATTG GTGTTGATGGGTGCTTCATTAAGTTAACTACTGGTGCTCAACTACTTGCTGCCACTGGTAGAGATGGCAACAACAATATATACCCACTAGCATTTGGTATTGTTGGGCAAGAGTACACACCTAACTGGTGTTGGTTTCTACACCAACTTAAAATCTGCCTAGGAGGAGAAGTGGGAAGGTTTGGTCCATATACAATAATGTCAGATAGACAAAAG GGCCTACTAAATGCAGTGAATGCTGTCTTTCCTAAGTGCAACCAAAGGTTCTGCCTTAGGCATATCTATGCAAACTTCCAAAATGCTGGGTTTAGGGGGGAAGATCTGAAAAAGTGTATGGATAATGCTGCCTATGCATATAGTGAACACAAATTTAACATTGCAATGAATGACCTTAGAGCTGAGTGTGAGCAAGCTTGGGAGTGGCTTTGTCAAATACCCAAGAAAACATGGGCAAGGCATGCATTTGACACAAACTGCAAGACTGACCTTGTAGTTAACAATTTATCTGAGGTGTTCAACAAGTATGTCCTAGATGTTAGGAAGAAACAAATTAGGACAATGTGTGATGGAATAAAGGATAAGCAGATGGTGAGGTGGCATAGGAATAGGGAGAGTGGAAAGAAAGCTAGATGGGACATAACACCCCATTATAGTGAGAAGCTAGAGGTTGAGAAGGAGAGGGCCAAATATTGCAAACCAATTCAAGCTGGTGTGGACTTGTGGCAAGTTACAAGTGGGCAGCAAACCCATGCTGTTAACTTGCAAATGCACACATGTGGGTGCAGAAAATGGGACCTAAGTGGCATCCCATGTAACCATGCCATCTCAGCAATAAACAAGGCCAAAAGAACACCAGAGGATTATGTCAGCAAGTTCTTCAAGAAAGAAATTTATCTGGCAGCTTATGAACCAATGATCTATCCAGTTCCTGGTGAGCATGACTGGACAAGGACCCCTGGTCCAGACATTGACCCACCTGCATTTAAAGTGAAGAgaggaagaaagaaagagaagaggATCAAGGGGAAATTTGAAGTTCCAAAGCCTAAGGAGACATCAAGAATGGGGACTATAACATGTGGCAATTGTGGACTGCAAGGACATAGGTACACAAGCTGCAACAAGCAGTTGAAGCCTGAGCTGGCTTTGAGGAAGAACAAACATGTG CCTCTTGCAAGGAATTCCAATGCTGGTGCTGCTGCTACTACACAAGCATCAAGAACTTCTCATCCAACTCctacaacaacaccaacagcTGGAACAGGAGCTGGGAGAGGAGCTGGGAGAGGGGCTGCAGCTGCAGCTGCTGGGAGTGGTGCTGCTAGAGGTGCTGGTAGAGGTGTTGCACCAGGTGCTGGGAGAGGGAGAGGTACATTCTCTGCCCCAAGGCAATCTGGTCCCTCCACATCTACTGCTCCCTCTACATCTACTGCTACTCCACCTTCTGGTGGTAGAAACAGAGGATGGAGAGCCTACTTCTATGCAAGTGGTAACCACTAA
- the LOC109762725 gene encoding uncharacterized protein, which translates to MVLEDESSDDNSSLPYMHSETSTDGLNQVPFSLEDPDYKGLELDLIVLCEKHGKPSERLVAFEGRMTGRRFLAYAEPEGQNCGFVQWVDEQWPPTMENALLKLWSMVEESKSARVNDNLQSALTIHQLTEEKNKLDADYDKLVKDVHQLVDFQQDRVVDFSYLQSAVTYQHQCRAELVAGMNAEMAKKDAATQKLQQKYELLCNLTSAQATVIQNLKLKNMKEKELLSEARMNLELKNAEFTKFEEKPTQEKLELKLQVAYLLKLKENHNEEKQMQEFKITELIKAEEKLKEKIKGIQAILQN; encoded by the exons ATGGTTCTGGAGGACGAGAGCAGCGACGACAACTCAAGCCTCCCGTACATGCACTCAGAAACCTCCACCGATGGGCTGAACCAG GTGCCTTTCTCTCTTGAGGACCCGGATTACAAGGGTCTTGAGCTAGATCTGATAGTGTTGTGCGAGAAGCATGGGAAGCCATCAGAGAGGCTTGTTGCGTTTGAAGGAAGAATGACTGGGAGAAGGTTCTTAGCATATGCAGAGCCG GAAGGTCAGAATTGTGGGTTTGTTCAGTGGGTTGATGAGCAGTGGCCCCCAACAATGGAGAATGCATTGCTGAAGCTTTGGTCAATGGTTGAAGAGAGCAAGTCTGCTAGGGTGAATGATAATCTTCAAAGTGCTCTAACTATTCATCAGTTGACAGAAGAAAAGAACAAGCTGGATGCAGACTATGACAAGTTAGTGAAAGATGTGCATCAACTTGTGGACTTTCAGCAGGATAGGGTTGTGGATTTCAGTTATCTGCAGTCTGCTGTCACATATCAGCACCAATGCAGAGCTGAATTGGTGGCTGGTATGAATGCAGAAATGGCAAAGAAAGATGCAGCTACACAGAAGCTTCAACAAAAGTATGAACTCCTGTGCAACCTGACAAGTGCTCAAGCAACTGTCATCCAAAACTtgaagttgaagaatatgaaagaGAAGGAATTGTTGAGTGAGGCTAGGATGAATTTGGAGTTGAAGAATGCAGAGTTCACAAAGTTTGAGGAGAAGCCCACCCAAGAGAAGCTAGAGTTGAAGCTCCAGGTTGCTTATCTGCTGAAGCTCAAGGAAAACCATAATGAAGAGAAGCAGATGCAAGAGTTTAAGATTACTGAGCTCATCAAGGCAGAGGAGAAGCTGAAGGAGAAGATCAAGGGGATCCAGGCCATCTTGCAGAACTGA